In Cupriavidus basilensis, one genomic interval encodes:
- a CDS encoding PilZ domain-containing protein: MNTEVTGARGASVPGAAGMAAAGGIGAPTVPGAASRPNVLSLSIKDQAGLYAAYMPFLHRGGIFVPSNRPFRLGEQVFLVLSLVDRPQKYQIAGHVAWITPVGTPNKTPGIGIHLPDDDNGRNLRRAVEEILGKTIESGRPSQTL, encoded by the coding sequence ATGAATACAGAGGTGACAGGGGCACGGGGCGCCAGCGTTCCCGGAGCCGCAGGCATGGCCGCCGCCGGCGGTATCGGGGCGCCGACGGTCCCGGGTGCAGCTTCCCGGCCCAACGTGCTTTCGCTGTCGATCAAGGACCAGGCGGGCCTCTATGCGGCCTACATGCCGTTCCTGCACCGCGGCGGCATCTTTGTCCCGAGCAACCGGCCCTTCCGGCTGGGCGAGCAGGTCTTCCTCGTGCTTTCGCTGGTGGACCGGCCGCAGAAGTACCAGATTGCCGGCCACGTGGCATGGATTACCCCGGTCGGCACGCCCAACAAGACGCCCGGCATCGGGATTCACCTGCCGGATGACGACAACGGCCGCAACCTGCGCCGCGCGGTGGAAGAGATCCTGGGCAAGACCATTGAGTCCGGTCGGCCCAGCCAGACGTTATAA
- a CDS encoding DNA polymerase III subunit delta': MLYPWQKEDWQRLNALRERLPHALLIHGQQGIGKRDLALHFAQGLLCETPRPDGQPCGTCPACHWFSQGNHPDFSVVRPEAMEATDDAQTDESGKKKAPSKVIRMEQVRALIETVGIGTHRAGLRLVVVYPLDALQHEGANALLKTLEEPPPSTVFLLVTDRLDRVLPTILSRCRQFSVQRPTADAAMSWLSSQGVGDAEAQLALAGGSPLTALHAAEAEEQPMQRWLVSQLGAGAGFDALAAAEQVQKLPVPSVLGILQRWTYDLLSARLAATPGPRYFPRERAALVRCAQATDAHRLQAFSTRLVGHRRSENHPLAARLVMEAVFLEYRQLFQ, encoded by the coding sequence ATGCTTTATCCCTGGCAGAAAGAAGACTGGCAACGGCTGAACGCGCTGCGCGAGCGGCTCCCGCATGCCTTGCTCATTCACGGCCAGCAAGGCATCGGCAAACGCGACCTGGCGCTGCATTTTGCCCAGGGACTGCTGTGCGAGACGCCGCGCCCCGACGGGCAGCCTTGCGGCACATGCCCGGCCTGCCACTGGTTCAGCCAGGGCAACCACCCGGACTTCAGCGTGGTGCGCCCGGAGGCCATGGAGGCGACGGACGACGCGCAGACGGATGAAAGCGGCAAGAAGAAGGCGCCCAGCAAGGTCATCCGAATGGAGCAGGTGCGGGCCCTGATCGAAACGGTCGGCATCGGCACGCACCGCGCCGGCTTGCGCCTGGTGGTGGTGTATCCGCTCGACGCCTTGCAGCATGAAGGCGCCAACGCCTTGCTCAAGACGCTGGAGGAGCCGCCGCCATCCACCGTGTTCCTGCTGGTGACCGACCGGCTGGATCGTGTGCTGCCCACCATCCTGTCGCGCTGCCGCCAGTTTTCCGTGCAACGGCCCACGGCCGATGCAGCCATGAGCTGGCTGAGCAGCCAGGGCGTGGGAGACGCCGAGGCGCAGCTGGCGCTGGCCGGCGGCTCCCCGCTGACCGCGCTGCATGCCGCCGAGGCCGAGGAGCAGCCGATGCAGCGCTGGCTGGTAAGCCAGCTTGGCGCGGGCGCCGGCTTCGATGCGCTGGCTGCGGCCGAGCAGGTGCAGAAGCTGCCGGTGCCGTCGGTGCTTGGCATCCTGCAGCGCTGGACGTACGATCTGCTGTCGGCCCGCTTGGCCGCAACGCCTGGGCCGCGTTATTTTCCGCGTGAGCGGGCAGCCCTGGTACGTTGCGCACAGGCAACCGATGCGCACCGGTTGCAGGCGTTCTCCACGCGGCTGGTGGGCCATCGCCGCAGCGAGAACCATCCGCTGGCGGCTCGGCTGGTGATGGAGGCCGTGTTTCTGGAATACCGGCAGTTGTTTCAGTAA
- the tmk gene encoding dTMP kinase, with translation MRGKFITFEGIDGAGKSTHVEWVAQRLRARLAGHASVVTTREPGGTPLGEDLRQLLLHRKMHLETEALLMFAARREHIAEVIEPALTRGDWVVSDRFTDATFAYQGGGRGLPRARLEVLETWVQDGLQPDLTLLFDVPLETASARLAGAREPDKFEAESRAFFERTRQEYLRRAAESAQRFRVIDATRSIPEIQVELEKVLATL, from the coding sequence ATGCGCGGAAAATTCATCACATTCGAAGGCATCGACGGTGCCGGCAAGAGCACCCACGTGGAGTGGGTGGCGCAGCGCCTGCGCGCCCGCCTGGCAGGTCACGCTTCGGTCGTCACCACCCGCGAACCCGGCGGCACTCCGCTTGGCGAAGATCTGCGGCAGTTGCTGCTGCACCGCAAGATGCATCTCGAAACCGAGGCCTTGCTGATGTTCGCCGCCCGCCGCGAACATATTGCCGAAGTCATCGAACCCGCGCTGACGCGCGGCGACTGGGTGGTTTCCGATCGCTTCACCGATGCCACCTTTGCCTACCAGGGCGGTGGCCGGGGCCTGCCGCGTGCACGGCTCGAAGTGCTGGAGACCTGGGTGCAGGATGGCCTGCAGCCCGATCTGACGCTGTTGTTCGATGTGCCGCTGGAAACCGCCAGCGCACGCCTGGCCGGCGCACGCGAGCCCGACAAGTTCGAGGCCGAGTCGCGTGCCTTCTTCGAGCGCACGCGGCAGGAATACCTGCGCCGCGCGGCGGAGTCCGCGCAGCGTTTCCGCGTCATCGACGCGACCCGGAGCATTCCCGAGATTCAGGTAGAGCTTGAGAAAGTCCTCGCAACACTTTGA
- the mltG gene encoding endolytic transglycosylase MltG codes for MKRLFLRLLLVTVIFSIAAAGAFAWWANRPLALTASPIEVVIKPNSSVASVGRQIQRGGVQMDPRLFALLVRLTGHGADLKAGGYEFDSSATPLSVIGKIARGEVNHYVLTVIEGWEFRKMRAAVDAHPALKHDSRGLSDAELMKAIGAPEPAPEGLFFPDTYLFARGSSDLELYKHAYRAMQRRLTDAWNARSPDLPYKSPYEALIMASIVEKETGQQAERALIAAVFVNRLKKGMMLQTDPTVIYGMGEAFEGNIRKRDLQSDTPYNTYTRNGLPPTPIALPGLASLAAATAPAPSDALYFVARGDGSSHFSNSLPEHNRAVDKYQRGK; via the coding sequence ATGAAACGTCTTTTCCTGCGGCTGCTGCTGGTCACCGTGATCTTTTCGATCGCCGCCGCCGGCGCCTTCGCCTGGTGGGCCAATCGCCCGCTCGCGCTGACGGCCTCGCCCATCGAGGTGGTGATCAAGCCCAATTCCAGCGTGGCCAGCGTTGGCCGCCAGATCCAGCGTGGCGGGGTGCAGATGGACCCTCGCCTGTTCGCGCTGCTGGTGCGGCTGACCGGCCATGGCGCCGACCTCAAGGCCGGGGGCTATGAGTTCGACAGCAGCGCCACGCCGCTGTCGGTGATCGGCAAGATCGCCCGGGGCGAGGTCAACCACTATGTGCTGACCGTCATCGAAGGCTGGGAATTCCGCAAGATGCGCGCCGCCGTGGATGCGCATCCGGCGCTCAAGCACGATAGCCGCGGCTTGTCGGACGCGGAACTGATGAAGGCCATCGGTGCGCCGGAGCCGGCACCGGAGGGCCTGTTTTTCCCCGACACCTACCTGTTTGCCCGCGGCAGCAGCGATCTCGAACTGTACAAGCATGCCTACCGCGCCATGCAGCGGCGCCTGACCGACGCCTGGAACGCCAGGTCCCCCGACCTGCCGTACAAGTCGCCCTATGAGGCGCTGATCATGGCCTCGATCGTGGAGAAGGAAACCGGCCAGCAGGCCGAGCGCGCGCTGATTGCGGCCGTGTTCGTCAACCGGCTCAAGAAGGGCATGATGCTGCAGACCGATCCCACGGTGATCTACGGCATGGGCGAGGCGTTCGAGGGCAATATCCGCAAGCGCGACCTGCAGTCCGACACCCCTTACAATACCTACACGCGCAACGGCCTGCCGCCCACCCCGATCGCATTGCCCGGGCTGGCCTCGCTGGCCGCCGCCACCGCGCCGGCCCCGTCCGACGCACTTTATTTCGTGGCGCGCGGCGACGGCAGCAGCCATTTCTCCAACTCGCTTCCAGAACACAACCGCGCGGTAGATAAATACCAGCGCGGCAAATAA
- a CDS encoding YgfZ/GcvT domain-containing protein, translated as MNAPAPDRATQFEAVRQSGVVCRPAHLGLIRVAGEDAGSFLHTQLTNAVDDLDAGTARLAGYCSPKGRLLASFLMWRDEEGIVLQLSADLQPAIQKRLSMFVLRAKAKLSDLTPARAVLGVAGASGAAALQAAGLPAPAEPWASAAAASATVIRLPDGAGLPRWQVVLPAEQADEVQAALSAQLVPVDAVVWDWLEVQAGVPRIAAATQEQFVPQMINLELVGGVSFRKGCYPGQEIVARSQYRGTLKRRMWLIHGEGEVPGAATEIFRPEDPEQPCGMVVNAAASPQGGWDGLAELKIDAAGGALHLGSAAGSPVRVGELPYAVPFGDAA; from the coding sequence ATGAATGCCCCTGCCCCAGACCGTGCCACCCAGTTCGAAGCCGTGCGCCAAAGCGGAGTCGTCTGCCGACCCGCGCACCTGGGCCTGATCAGGGTTGCCGGCGAAGACGCCGGCAGTTTCCTGCATACCCAGCTGACCAATGCCGTGGATGACCTGGACGCCGGTACGGCCCGCCTGGCCGGCTACTGCTCGCCCAAGGGACGGCTGCTGGCCAGCTTCCTGATGTGGCGTGACGAGGAAGGCATCGTCCTCCAGTTGTCCGCCGACCTGCAGCCCGCTATCCAGAAGCGCCTGTCGATGTTCGTTTTGCGCGCCAAGGCCAAGCTGTCCGACCTCACGCCGGCCCGCGCCGTGCTGGGCGTGGCAGGTGCCAGTGGCGCCGCCGCCCTGCAGGCGGCCGGCCTACCCGCCCCGGCCGAGCCCTGGGCCAGCGCCGCGGCCGCCAGCGCTACCGTGATCCGGCTGCCCGACGGCGCCGGGCTGCCGCGCTGGCAGGTGGTGCTGCCGGCCGAACAGGCCGACGAAGTCCAGGCTGCGCTGTCGGCGCAGCTGGTGCCGGTGGATGCCGTGGTGTGGGACTGGCTGGAAGTGCAGGCCGGCGTGCCGCGCATCGCCGCGGCCACGCAGGAGCAATTCGTGCCTCAGATGATCAACCTGGAACTGGTCGGCGGCGTGAGCTTTCGCAAGGGCTGCTATCCGGGCCAGGAAATCGTCGCGCGCAGCCAGTACCGCGGCACGCTCAAACGACGCATGTGGCTGATCCATGGAGAAGGCGAAGTGCCGGGCGCGGCCACGGAGATCTTCCGCCCCGAGGATCCTGAGCAACCCTGCGGCATGGTGGTCAATGCCGCCGCCTCGCCACAAGGCGGCTGGGACGGCCTGGCCGAACTGAAGATCGATGCGGCGGGTGGCGCCCTGCACCTGGGCAGCGCTGCCGGCAGCCCGGTGCGCGTGGGCGAGCTGCCCTATGCGGTCCCCTTCGGCGACGCCGCCTGA